The Cydia pomonella isolate Wapato2018A chromosome 20, ilCydPomo1, whole genome shotgun sequence genome contains a region encoding:
- the LOC133529220 gene encoding uncharacterized protein LOC133529220: MIVDSEARQERSLSPRGHVASPPPPRAAAPTPTPVRDPPQQPLSQPPTQQEPPRPASPRPGPSSAPDLPETQPQVLSSSPKDQELGDDILLMLGDAPKPELALGDSIHKDVASRWHEILLKGLQKEVKEKLFQEYLVPSNCDLLVAPTLNAEAKAALTDNLIKRDHAIMEKQKQLGIALSALAQAMDLLLKPDASAQNILKPVSDACRILCDSHYLETKTRRYFVASSINTDLKETLTNTVRDGFLFGDNITDKLKVAQSVQKSGETLKHTPKPLNTRFNKNNFVLNKKSHKNNLNFKPLHQRRQSKPDAGHYRPSPRSSRPSDARAPRRPSSPRRRSYRSYRR; this comes from the coding sequence ATGATAGTCGATTCTGAAGCACGTCAAGAACGAAGCTTGTCGCCGCGTGGTCACGTggcctcgccgccgccgcctcgcGCCGCAGCGCCGACGCCAACACCAGTACGAGACCCGCCACAACAACCATTGTCCCAGCCCCCGACGCAACAAGAGCCGCCGCGACCAGCCTCTCCGCGCCCAGGCCCGTCGTCTGCTCCAGATCTACCAGAAACTCAACCACAGGTACTTTCGTCGTCCCCTAAGGATCAAGAACTCGGTGACGACATCTTGCTAATGCTAGGCGATGCTCCAAAACCAGAACTGGCGTTAGGTGACAGCATACATAAGGATGTGGCCAGTAGGTGGCATGAAATCTTACTAAAAGGTTTACAGAAGGAGGTTAAAGAAAAGCTTTTTCAAGAGTACCTCGTGCCCAGCAATTGTGACCTCTTAGTTGCACCTACACTTAACGCCGAGGCTAAAGCGGCATTAacagataatttaataaaaagagaTCATGCCATAATGGAAAAACAGAAACAATTAGGAATTGCTTTGTCAGCACTCGCGCAGGCCATGGATTTATTGCTTAAGCCAGATGCATCtgctcaaaatattttgaaaccaGTCAGTGATGCTTGTCGTATCTTGTGCGATAGCCACTATTTAGAAACAAAGACACGTCGCTACTTTGTGGCTTCGTCAATTAACACCGATCTTAAAGAAACGCTTACTAATACAGTTAGAGACGGTTTCCTCTTCGGAGATAATATAACTGACAAATTAAAAGTCGCCCAATCTGTTCAAAAGTCTGGTGAAACATTAAAACATACGCCAAAACCGTTAAATActcgttttaataaaaataattttgtacttaACAAAAAGTCGcacaaaaacaatttaaacttcAAACCCCTGCATCAAAGGAGGCAGAGCAAGCCAGATGCAGGGCACTACCGACCGTCGCCGCGCTCCAGCCGCCCGAGCgacgcccgcgccccgcgccgcccgagctcgccgcgccgccgcaGCTACCGGAGCTACAGGAGATAG